The Apodemus sylvaticus chromosome 5, mApoSyl1.1, whole genome shotgun sequence genome has a segment encoding these proteins:
- the LOC127684389 gene encoding olfactory receptor 4C15-like, with translation MQNQSFVSEFILLGLSQNPKVEKILFVVFLLIYIATIGGNMIIVVTIIYSPVLLGSPMYFFLIFLSFLDACTSSTVTPKMIVDFFYERKTISFECCMTQLFTSHFFAGVEVIILTSMAYDRYVAICKPLHYSSIMTRRLCGTLVGVAWTGGFLHSITQVIFTLQLPFCGPNFIDHFICDLFPLLQLACTDTHIFVILVFANSGSFCIIIFSLLIISYGIILFSLRGHSSEGRRKALSTCGSHITVMILFFVPCMLIYARPSSAFSFEKNTLIFASIMTPLLNPMVYTFRNKEMKNAIRKMCRKLIVASDKF, from the coding sequence GGGGCTTTCTCAGAACCCAAAAGTTGAGAAGATACTATTTGTTGTATTTCTACTGATCTATATTGCAACTATTGGGGGAAACATGATAATTGTAGTGACTATTATCTACAGCCCTGTACTGTTGGGTTCCCCTATGTACTTCTTCTTGATATTCCTCTCCTTTCTTGATGCATGCACTTCTTCTACTGTCACACCCAAGATGATTGTAGACTTCTTCTATGAGAGGAAGACCATCTCCTTTGAATGTTGCATGACACAATTGTTTACCAGCCACTTCTTTGCAGGAGTTGAGGTGATTATCTTGACATctatggcctatgaccgctatgtggccatctgcaagcCTCTTCACTACTCTTCAATCATGACCCGGAGGCTCTGTGGTACTCTCGTAGGGGTGGCCTGGACAGGAGGATTCTTGCATTCTATTACACAAGTTATCTTCACTTTGCAGCTGCCCTTCTGTGGGCCCAATTTTATTGATCATTTCATATGTGACTTGTTCCCATTACTGCAGCTTGcctgcactgacacacacattTTTGTCATTTTGGTGTTTGCTAACAGTGGGTCTTTCTGCATCATTATCTTCTCCTTGTTGATTATCTCTTATGGTATCATCCTCTTCTCTCTAAGAGGTCACAGCtctgaaggaagaaggaaagctcTCTCAACCTGTGGATCCCACATTACtgttatgattttgttctttgtccCATGTATGCTAATATATGCACGACCTTCATCTgccttttcctttgagaaaaacaCACTTATATTTGCCTCTATCATGACACCATTGCTCAATCCTATGGTTTACActttcagaaataaagaaatgaagaatgcCATCAGGAAAATGTGTAGGAAATTGATAGTGGCTtcagataaattttaa
- the LOC127684386 gene encoding olfactory receptor 4C15-like encodes MENQSIVNEFILLGLSQNPKIEKILFVVFLLVYLATIGGNMMIIATIIYSPALLGSPMYFFLIFLSLLDTCTSTVVTPKLILDFFCERKTISFDGCMTQLFAFHFFTGAEVIVLAAMAYDRYVAICKPLHYSSIMTWRLCGVLVVVAWTGGFLHSITQIIFTLQLPFCGPNVIDNYICDLFPLLKLACIDTHIFVILVFANSGSICIIIFSLLLVSYGVILFSLRAHSTEGRLKALSTCGSHITVVVLFFVPCILIYARTSSPFPYEKYVVIFVNVVTPLLNPMVYTFRNKEMKNAIRKMCRKSKVVSDNY; translated from the coding sequence ATGGAAAACCAGAGCATTGTCAATGAGTTCATACTCTTGGGGCTTTCTCAGAATCCCAAAATTGAGAAGATATTGTTTGTTGTATTTCTGTTGGTGTACCTAGCAACAATTGGAGGCAACATGATGATTATAGCAACCATCATCTACAGCCCTGCATTGCTGGGttctcccatgtacttcttcttGATATTCCTGTCCTTACTGGATACTTGCACTTCTACCGTTGTCACACCTAAGCTTATTTTAGATTTCTTCTGTGAGAGAAAGACCATCTCCTTTGACGGCTGCATGACACAACTGTTTGCTTTTCACTTCTTCACTGGTGCAGAGGTCATTGTCCTGGCAGctatggcctatgaccgctatgtggccatttgcaaaccccttcactaCTCCTCCATCATGACCTGGAGACTCTGTGGTGTTTTGGTGGTGGTTGCCTGGACAGGGGGATTCTTACACTCTATTACACAAATTATCTTTACTTTGCAGCTACCATTTTGTGGACCCAATGTTATTGATAATTACATTTGTGACTTATTCCCATTACTCAAGCTTGCTTGCATTGATACACACATTTTTGTAATTTTGGTTTTTGCAAATAGTGGCTCTATCTGCATCATTATCTTCTCCTTGCTGCTTGTCTCCTATGGTGTcatcttgttttctctgagaGCCCATAGCACTGAAGGACGACTTAAAGCTCTCTCAACCTGTGGATCCCATATTacagttgttgttttgttctttgttccaTGCATATTAATATATGCACGAACTTCATCTCCATTCCCATATGAGAAATATGTAGTTATATTTGTCAATGTCGTGACACCATTGCTCAATCCTATGGTTTATACTTTCAGGAATAAGGAAATGAAGAATGCCATCAGAAAAATGTGCAGAAAATCTAAAGTAGTTTCTGataactattaa
- the LOC127684387 gene encoding olfactory receptor 4C15-like, whose protein sequence is MQNQSLVSEFILLGLSQNTKFEKILFLLFLLIYLATIGGNMIIVATIIYSPALLSSPMYFFLVFLSLLDACTSTVVTPKMIIGFFYERKTISFEGCMTQLFAIHFFTAVEVIVLSAMAYDRYVAICKPLHYSSIMSKRVCSVLVGIAWTGGLLHSIIQIVFTLQLPFCGPNVIDHYMCDLFPLLKLACTDTHIFVILVFANSGSICIIIFSLLLVSYGVILFSLRAHSSEGRHKALSTCGSHITVVVLFFVPCILIYARPSSPFSFEKNTLIFANVLTPLLNPMVYTFRNKEMKSAIRKMWKKLMVVSDKY, encoded by the coding sequence ATGCAAAATCAAAGCCTTGTCAGTGAGTTCATACTCCTGGGTctttctcaaaacacaaaatttgagaaaatattgtttcttctgtttttgttgatcTACCTTGCAACTATTGGTGGCAATATGATAATTGTGGCCACTATCATCTACAGCCCTGCACTACTAAGCTCCCCAATGTATTTTTTCTTGGTATTCCTGTCCTTACTGGATGCATGTACTTCTACTGTTGTAACACCCAAGATGATCATAGGCTTCTTCTATGAAAGGAAGACCATCTCCTTTGAAGGCTGTATGACCCAACTGTTTGCTATACACTTCTTTACTGCGGTAGAGGTGATTGTACTCTCAGCTATGGCTTATGACCGTTATGTGGCTATTTGCAAGCCCTTGCACTACTCGTCCATTATGAGCAAGAGGGTCTGTAGTGTTTTGGTAGGCATAGCATGGACTGGGGGATTATTGCATTCTATCATACAaattgtctttactttgcagttACCCTTCTGTGGACCCAATGTTATTGATCACTATATGTGCGACTTGTTCCCATTACTGAAGCTTGcctgcactgacacacacatttttgttattttggtgtTTGCCAATAGTGGTTCTATCTGCATCATTATCTTCTCCTTGCTCCTTGTCTCCTATGGTGTCATTTTGTTCTCTTTAAGGGCCCACAGTTCTGAAGGTCGACATAAAGCTCTCTCCACCTGTGGCTCCCATATTACAgttgttgttttattctttgttcCATGCATATTAATATATGCACGACCTTCATCTCCATTCTCCTTTGAAAAAAACACACTTATATTTGCCAATGTCCTGACACCATTGCTCAATCCTATGGTTTACACATTCAGGAATAAGGAAATGAAGAGTGCCATAAGGAAAATGTGGAAGAAATTGATGGTGGTTTCtgataaatattaa